A region of Paractinoplanes abujensis DNA encodes the following proteins:
- a CDS encoding C45 family autoproteolytic acyltransferase/hydolase — translation MRQEHKTFQAIEVGDGGDGRWAAHARVLWPGMEGLLTEEGRTARGAERVRALFRAHMPELVPVLGRLTGQLDRPGAEAFLTHAALRPFSAACTQIGRNGTLLRNYDLRPDQCEGTIVSSCFLRPVLGMQDMLWGLLDGMNDAGLAVSLTWGGRSVHGRGFAILIVVRYLLETCDTVDEAVGRLRSLPIAVPQNLTLVDPAQAVTVFVGPDMSPTPAPDACAANHQHLPVTEEQERTLRTQERLRAIRAAGTDVAAMLKPPLYRSVDEQGSRTLYTAHYRPVEGRVTYYWPGESWPQSFSDFTPGSRTVTLGRTG, via the coding sequence GTGCGGCAGGAGCACAAGACCTTCCAGGCGATCGAGGTCGGCGACGGCGGCGACGGGCGATGGGCCGCCCACGCCCGGGTTCTGTGGCCCGGGATGGAGGGTCTGCTGACCGAGGAGGGCCGGACGGCGCGGGGCGCGGAGCGTGTCCGGGCGCTGTTCCGGGCGCACATGCCGGAGCTGGTCCCGGTTCTGGGCCGCCTGACCGGCCAACTCGACCGTCCCGGGGCGGAAGCCTTCCTGACCCACGCGGCGCTGCGGCCGTTCTCCGCGGCGTGCACCCAGATCGGCCGCAACGGCACCCTGCTGCGCAACTACGACCTACGGCCCGATCAGTGCGAGGGGACCATCGTCTCCTCCTGCTTCCTGCGTCCCGTGCTCGGGATGCAGGACATGCTGTGGGGTTTGCTGGACGGGATGAACGACGCCGGTCTCGCGGTCTCGCTGACCTGGGGCGGACGTTCCGTTCACGGACGCGGCTTCGCCATCCTGATCGTGGTGCGCTACCTGCTGGAGACGTGTGACACCGTCGATGAGGCGGTGGGCCGGCTGCGATCTCTTCCGATCGCCGTCCCCCAGAACCTCACGCTGGTCGATCCGGCCCAGGCGGTGACGGTGTTCGTGGGCCCGGACATGTCACCGACACCTGCGCCGGATGCCTGCGCCGCCAATCATCAGCATCTGCCGGTGACCGAGGAGCAGGAACGGACGCTGCGGACCCAGGAGCGGCTGCGCGCCATCCGTGCCGCGGGCACGGACGTGGCGGCGATGCTGAAGCCGCCGCTGTACCGATCCGTCGACGAGCAGGGGTCGAGAACGCTCTACACAGCCCACTACCGGCCCGTCGAGGGCCGGGTGACGTACTACTGGCCCGGTGAGTCCTGGCCGCAGTCCTTCAGCGACTTCACACCCGGATCCCGCACCGTGACCCTGGGCCGGACCGGCTGA
- a CDS encoding MarR family winged helix-turn-helix transcriptional regulator produces MKERDDLRADVVDLLRLYSIEAQHVAHSFAHQEGLHFTDLQALIAVMHAERRGDPLTPGRLGETLGLSSGATTAVIDRLERVGHLRRTRESADRRVVHLRYGEPGMELAVAFFGPLGRRSQAVMDEFSPAELETVRRFLSGMLGAITEHHQELRTRTPPRRT; encoded by the coding sequence GTGAAAGAACGGGACGACCTGCGCGCGGATGTGGTGGACCTGCTGCGGCTCTACAGCATCGAGGCGCAACACGTCGCCCATTCGTTCGCCCATCAGGAGGGTCTGCACTTCACCGACCTGCAGGCCCTGATCGCGGTGATGCACGCGGAGCGGCGGGGCGATCCGCTCACCCCGGGCCGGCTCGGCGAGACGCTCGGCCTGTCCTCGGGGGCGACCACGGCGGTGATCGACCGGCTCGAGCGGGTGGGGCACCTGCGCCGTACGCGGGAAAGTGCCGACCGGCGTGTCGTGCACCTGCGCTACGGCGAGCCCGGCATGGAGCTCGCCGTGGCCTTCTTCGGCCCGCTCGGCCGGCGCAGCCAAGCGGTCATGGACGAGTTCAGCCCGGCCGAGCTGGAGACCGTACGGCGTTTCCTGAGCGGAATGCTCGGTGCGATCACGGAGCACCACCAGGAGCTCCGCACCCGAACTCCTCCCCGCCGGACCTGA
- a CDS encoding ABC transporter ATP-binding protein, with product MENPTEGRGRGKKKPTAAEIAQAKNVSLRRIGSLFTDHRGPLAVVVLTIVVSSIVGMASPFLLREVIDSALPEKNVDLLVQLVIGMVAVAAVTSALGVVQTWISTTVGQRVMHRLRTDVFRHLQRQSIAFFTRTRTGEVQSRITNDIGGMESVVTSTATSIASNLTTVVATAVAMAALSWQLSLVSLLVLPPSIWLTRRVASMRRAITAQRQRELADLNVIIEEGLSIGGVQLSKTMGTGPAQVARFTESSNRLIDLELRSELAGRWRMASMSIVFAAIPAIIYLAAGLPITSGSMSIGTLVAFTALQSGLFRPLMGLLNVGVTVTTSLALFARIFEYLDLPIDIEEPARPIPVPAPLGHLRFDDVSFSYDGSAAAAVAGVTLDVPAGTSLALVGETGSGKSTLAALIARLYDPTAGRITIDGVDLRDMSLETLSSIVGVVSQETYLLHTTVRENLRYAKPGATDAELEAAARAAQIHEVIAALPDGYDTMVGSRGHRFSGGEKQRIAIARTLLRDPRILVLDEATSALDNETERAVQRAFDDLAVGRTTVTIAHRLSTIRNADQIAVVDHGRILENGTHAGLVEVGGRYATLAA from the coding sequence TTGGAAAACCCCACCGAAGGCCGCGGTCGCGGCAAGAAGAAGCCCACCGCCGCCGAGATCGCGCAGGCGAAGAACGTCTCCCTGCGCCGCATCGGCTCCCTGTTCACCGACCACCGCGGCCCCCTGGCCGTCGTGGTCCTCACCATCGTGGTCTCGTCGATCGTCGGCATGGCCAGCCCGTTCCTGCTGCGCGAAGTGATCGACTCCGCGCTGCCCGAAAAGAACGTCGACCTGCTGGTCCAGCTCGTGATCGGCATGGTGGCCGTGGCCGCCGTCACCTCCGCGCTCGGCGTCGTGCAGACCTGGATCTCGACCACCGTCGGCCAGCGTGTCATGCATCGCCTGCGGACGGACGTCTTCCGGCACCTGCAGCGCCAGTCGATCGCGTTCTTCACCCGCACCCGCACCGGCGAGGTGCAATCACGCATCACCAACGACATCGGCGGCATGGAGTCGGTGGTCACCTCCACCGCCACCTCGATCGCCTCGAACCTCACCACCGTCGTCGCCACCGCGGTCGCCATGGCCGCCCTCTCCTGGCAGCTGTCCCTGGTGTCGCTGCTCGTGCTGCCGCCGTCGATCTGGCTCACCCGCCGGGTCGCGAGCATGCGCCGGGCCATCACCGCGCAGCGCCAGCGCGAACTGGCCGACCTCAACGTCATCATCGAGGAAGGCCTGTCCATCGGGGGCGTGCAGCTGAGCAAGACGATGGGCACCGGCCCGGCCCAGGTCGCGCGGTTCACGGAATCGTCGAACCGGCTGATCGACCTCGAACTGCGCTCCGAACTGGCCGGCCGCTGGCGGATGGCGTCGATGAGCATCGTGTTCGCCGCCATCCCCGCGATCATCTACCTCGCCGCCGGGCTGCCGATCACGTCCGGGTCGATGAGCATCGGGACGCTGGTCGCGTTCACCGCCCTGCAGTCCGGACTGTTCCGGCCGCTCATGGGGCTGCTCAATGTGGGCGTCACGGTCACCACGTCACTGGCGCTCTTCGCGCGCATCTTCGAGTATCTGGACCTGCCGATCGACATCGAAGAGCCCGCTCGCCCGATCCCGGTGCCGGCGCCGCTGGGCCACCTGCGCTTCGACGACGTCAGTTTCTCGTACGACGGGAGCGCCGCGGCCGCCGTGGCCGGTGTGACACTCGATGTGCCCGCCGGGACGTCGCTGGCCCTGGTCGGTGAGACCGGCTCGGGCAAGAGCACGCTCGCGGCCCTGATCGCGCGGCTGTACGACCCCACCGCGGGCCGCATCACCATCGACGGTGTCGACCTGCGGGACATGTCGCTCGAGACGCTGTCGTCGATCGTCGGGGTGGTGTCGCAGGAGACCTACCTGCTGCACACCACCGTGCGGGAGAACCTGCGGTACGCCAAGCCCGGCGCCACCGACGCCGAGCTCGAAGCGGCCGCCCGGGCCGCGCAGATCCACGAGGTGATCGCCGCCCTGCCCGACGGCTACGACACGATGGTCGGCTCCCGCGGCCACCGCTTCTCCGGTGGCGAGAAACAGCGCATCGCGATCGCCCGCACGCTGCTGCGCGACCCGCGCATCCTCGTGCTGGACGAGGCGACCAGCGCCCTCGACAACGAAACCGAACGGGCCGTGCAGCGCGCCTTCGACGATCTGGCCGTCGGCCGCACCACGGTCACCATCGCGCACCGCTTGTCCACCATCCGCAACGCCGACCAGATCGCGGTCGTCGACCACGGCCGCATCCTGGAGAACGGCACGCACGCCGGTCTGGTCGAGGTGGGCGGGCGCTACGCCACCCTGGCCGCGTGA
- a CDS encoding RNA polymerase sigma factor — protein sequence MEPDERRRLFEHVAPAVIDAVGRYLARRTDAATADDVLQETLLVCWRRLDEMPAVVLPWAYGIARLCLANAERSRRRQHRLFARILRLDPPTSAAATDGQNDAELAEAMARLRAEDAELLRLWAWEDLAPAEIAAVLGISGNAASIRLHRAKQKLRDEIRKLRHPGGHEELTEGRRP from the coding sequence GTGGAACCGGATGAGCGGCGGCGGCTGTTCGAGCACGTGGCGCCCGCCGTGATCGATGCCGTGGGGCGCTATCTCGCTCGGCGTACCGATGCGGCCACCGCCGATGACGTGCTCCAGGAGACGTTGCTCGTGTGCTGGCGGCGGCTGGACGAGATGCCGGCGGTGGTGTTGCCCTGGGCGTACGGGATCGCTCGGCTCTGCCTGGCCAATGCCGAACGGTCGCGGCGTCGGCAGCACCGGCTGTTCGCCCGGATTCTGCGCCTCGATCCGCCCACGAGTGCGGCGGCGACGGACGGGCAGAACGACGCGGAGCTGGCCGAGGCGATGGCGCGGCTGCGGGCGGAGGACGCGGAGCTGCTGCGGCTGTGGGCGTGGGAGGACCTGGCGCCGGCGGAGATCGCGGCTGTGCTCGGGATCAGCGGCAACGCGGCGAGCATCCGGCTGCACCGGGCCAAGCAGAAACTGCGCGACGAAATACGAAAGCTGCGCCACCCGGGCGGACATGAGGAGTTGACCGAGGGGAGACGGCCATGA
- a CDS encoding MMPL family transporter: protein MRRAWLTLVIAVLIGGGVLAFAGPLETTNDPTASLPGNAESTRVAELERQLPSGQVNPALIVFAKDDGSPLTPGELQKIETFGQPILAPGKDAAIVAKPYPAGYSAEQIVDAVTQLREQVRAETPTGITAQVTGGAGFTADLADSFSGANTRLLIVTVVVVALLLLVTYRSPLLWLVPLAVVGLADRLSGSVVAILSRHTDLAIDASTNGIITVLVFGAGTNYALLIISRYREELHKYEDRFEAMRVALKGAGPAVLASSGTVVLSLLTLLLASLGGNLALGVAGAAGIAIAAVFALFVLPPALLVCGRGLFWPFVPRVGQAGVEAGKGVWARIGRAVSRRPVVVTAAAVAVLAVLGSGLIGTKLGLSQADQFRVEAEAVDGLETVSKYFPAGATDPATVMTTPARAEEVLAIVTKTPGVASARIGEQAGELASISAVFTAAPDTPEAYDTVRALRDRVHGEDALVGGSVAASLDDRDAARRDLTVIVPAVLMVVLLVLIGLLRALVAPVLLLVTVIASFGAALGAGSWLFRHVLDYPALDTGVPLLAFLFLVALGVDYNIFLVTRAREETLERGTRDGMVHALAVTGGVITSAGILLAAVFAVLGVLPVITLTQIGVIVGIGVLLDTLLVRTVLVPALATMCGDRFWWPSRLQRAAIGTPAKGTADVA, encoded by the coding sequence ATGCGGCGCGCCTGGCTCACGCTTGTCATAGCGGTCCTGATCGGCGGTGGTGTGCTGGCCTTCGCGGGACCGCTGGAGACGACCAACGACCCGACCGCCTCGCTGCCCGGCAACGCGGAGTCGACGCGCGTGGCCGAACTCGAACGGCAGCTGCCGTCGGGCCAGGTCAACCCGGCCCTGATCGTCTTCGCCAAGGACGACGGCAGCCCGCTCACGCCCGGCGAGCTGCAGAAGATCGAGACGTTCGGGCAGCCGATCCTGGCCCCCGGCAAGGACGCGGCGATCGTCGCCAAGCCGTACCCCGCCGGCTACTCGGCCGAGCAGATCGTCGACGCCGTCACACAACTGCGCGAGCAAGTACGCGCGGAAACCCCCACCGGCATCACCGCGCAGGTCACCGGGGGCGCCGGCTTCACTGCCGACCTGGCCGACAGCTTCTCCGGCGCCAACACCCGGCTGCTGATCGTCACCGTCGTGGTCGTGGCGTTGCTGCTGCTCGTCACGTACCGCAGCCCGCTGCTGTGGCTGGTGCCGCTCGCGGTCGTGGGGCTGGCCGACCGGCTCAGCGGCTCGGTCGTGGCCATCCTGTCGCGGCACACCGATCTGGCCATCGACGCGTCCACCAACGGCATCATCACGGTGCTCGTCTTCGGCGCCGGCACCAACTACGCCCTGCTGATCATTTCCCGCTACCGCGAAGAACTGCACAAGTACGAAGACCGGTTCGAGGCGATGCGGGTGGCGCTCAAGGGCGCCGGCCCGGCCGTGCTGGCCAGTTCGGGCACGGTGGTGCTCAGCCTGCTCACGTTGCTGCTGGCCAGCCTGGGCGGCAACCTGGCGCTGGGCGTGGCCGGAGCGGCAGGCATCGCCATCGCCGCCGTGTTCGCGTTGTTCGTGCTGCCGCCCGCACTGCTCGTTTGCGGCCGCGGGCTGTTCTGGCCGTTCGTGCCGCGCGTGGGCCAGGCCGGCGTCGAGGCGGGCAAGGGCGTCTGGGCGCGCATCGGACGCGCGGTCTCCCGCCGCCCGGTCGTGGTGACCGCGGCCGCCGTGGCCGTCCTGGCCGTACTGGGCAGCGGCCTGATCGGCACCAAGCTGGGCCTGTCGCAGGCCGACCAGTTCCGCGTCGAGGCCGAGGCGGTCGACGGCCTGGAGACGGTGAGCAAATACTTCCCGGCCGGCGCGACCGACCCGGCCACGGTGATGACCACGCCCGCGCGCGCCGAGGAGGTGCTCGCGATCGTCACCAAGACGCCGGGCGTCGCCAGCGCGCGCATCGGCGAGCAGGCCGGAGAGCTGGCCAGCATCAGCGCGGTGTTCACGGCCGCGCCCGACACACCCGAGGCCTACGACACCGTACGGGCGTTGCGCGACCGCGTGCACGGCGAGGACGCGCTGGTGGGTGGCAGTGTGGCGGCGAGCCTGGACGACCGCGACGCCGCCCGCCGGGACCTGACCGTCATCGTCCCGGCCGTCCTGATGGTGGTGCTGCTCGTTCTGATCGGTTTGTTGCGCGCCCTGGTCGCCCCGGTGTTGCTGCTGGTGACGGTCATCGCCAGTTTCGGGGCGGCGCTGGGCGCGGGCAGCTGGCTGTTCCGGCACGTCCTCGACTACCCGGCGCTGGACACCGGCGTACCGCTGCTGGCGTTCCTGTTCCTCGTGGCGCTCGGCGTCGACTACAACATCTTCCTGGTCACCCGGGCCCGCGAGGAGACGCTGGAGCGCGGCACCCGCGACGGGATGGTGCACGCCCTGGCCGTGACGGGCGGCGTCATCACCAGCGCGGGCATCCTGCTGGCGGCCGTGTTCGCGGTGCTCGGCGTGCTGCCGGTGATCACGCTGACCCAGATCGGCGTGATCGTCGGCATCGGCGTCCTGCTGGACACGCTCCTGGTCCGTACGGTGCTGGTGCCCGCGCTGGCCACGATGTGCGGCGACCGGTTCTGGTGGCCGTCCCGCCTTCAGCGCGCGGCGATCGGCACCCCCGCGAAGGGCACCGCCGACGTCGCCTGA
- a CDS encoding MarR family winged helix-turn-helix transcriptional regulator, protein MHEVDDEGLAEAFFSVSRRLRHRTREALQPWELSPSLGRAISALTRHGDMRPGALAEHLRIAPRTATEVADDLQRLGLAERHPDPADRRAVIVTLTEEGRRVSREINAARRDAGERFFATLSPADRAELSRLLRELREGND, encoded by the coding sequence GTGCACGAGGTCGACGACGAAGGCCTGGCCGAGGCGTTCTTCTCGGTGTCCCGCCGGTTGCGCCACCGCACGCGGGAGGCCCTGCAACCGTGGGAGCTCTCCCCGTCGCTCGGGCGGGCGATCAGCGCGCTGACCCGGCACGGCGACATGCGGCCGGGCGCGCTGGCCGAGCACCTGCGGATCGCGCCCCGCACGGCCACCGAGGTCGCCGACGACCTGCAACGACTCGGCCTGGCCGAACGTCACCCCGACCCGGCCGACCGGCGCGCGGTGATCGTCACGCTCACCGAGGAGGGGCGGCGGGTCAGCCGGGAGATCAACGCGGCCCGGCGCGACGCGGGTGAGCGCTTCTTCGCCACCCTCTCCCCCGCCGACCGGGCCGAACTGAGCCGCTTGCTGCGCGAACTGCGCGAAGGCAACGACTAG
- a CDS encoding tetratricopeptide repeat protein — protein MQSENLLDRAGDLLSSGHAGQAATLLAPVVGAEPGNGVAWLLLARARMALGAHAEALEAARTALNLQPRGIEELFWVSAAYTALGRHDLAVTAAAAASDEDPGNPRLAERHGRALLAAGRTAEASLVLEAAAEIAHYDADVQVAWGMALFAAGRPLSAREAYSRAVRLEPGHVRALAELRRLSAAEQHIRDADSLVRVADEFAESLRVPAGGVRKTSETSALGHVATVAFGICLAVLLVLAVLIRVAGVEVPMALLVAMFSITGAAACLTGYTQMRR, from the coding sequence GTGCAGAGCGAAAACCTCCTCGACCGTGCCGGCGACCTGCTTTCGAGCGGCCACGCCGGCCAGGCCGCGACCCTGTTGGCCCCCGTCGTCGGCGCCGAACCCGGCAACGGCGTGGCGTGGCTGCTGCTGGCCCGCGCCCGGATGGCGCTGGGCGCGCACGCGGAGGCGCTCGAAGCCGCCCGTACGGCGTTGAACCTGCAGCCCCGGGGCATCGAGGAGCTGTTCTGGGTGAGTGCCGCGTACACCGCGCTGGGCCGGCACGACCTCGCCGTCACCGCCGCGGCCGCCGCCTCCGACGAGGACCCGGGCAACCCGCGCCTGGCCGAGCGGCACGGTCGCGCGTTGCTGGCCGCGGGCCGCACAGCGGAGGCGTCGCTCGTGCTGGAGGCCGCGGCCGAGATCGCCCACTACGACGCGGACGTGCAGGTGGCGTGGGGGATGGCGCTCTTCGCGGCCGGTCGCCCGCTGAGCGCCCGGGAGGCGTACTCGCGCGCGGTGCGCCTGGAGCCCGGTCACGTTCGCGCCCTCGCCGAGCTGCGCCGGTTGAGCGCGGCCGAGCAGCACATCCGGGACGCGGACTCGCTGGTGCGGGTGGCCGACGAATTCGCCGAGTCGCTGCGTGTGCCGGCCGGTGGCGTACGGAAGACCTCGGAGACGTCGGCGCTGGGCCATGTCGCGACCGTCGCGTTCGGGATCTGCCTGGCGGTGCTGCTGGTGCTGGCCGTCCTGATCCGGGTGGCCGGCGTCGAGGTGCCGATGGCGCTGCTCGTGGCGATGTTCTCGATCACCGGGGCGGCCGCCTGCCTGACCGGCTACACCCAGATGCGTCGCTAG
- a CDS encoding tetratricopeptide repeat protein — translation MDGLAGDDAAGLFERASARDFAGREAEAEPLYRAALAAGLDDERRPQAVIQLASTLRNLGRAGEAVALLTEAGDLGAYEDERVAFLALALVDAGDEKRAAALAVRALAAHVAHYGRALTAYADQNASS, via the coding sequence ATGGACGGGCTGGCCGGTGACGACGCGGCCGGATTGTTCGAGCGCGCGTCGGCACGTGACTTCGCGGGCCGGGAGGCCGAGGCCGAGCCGCTCTACCGGGCCGCGCTGGCCGCCGGTCTCGACGACGAGCGTCGCCCGCAGGCCGTGATCCAGCTGGCCAGCACGCTACGCAACCTCGGCCGCGCCGGCGAGGCGGTCGCGCTGCTGACCGAGGCGGGTGACCTGGGGGCGTACGAGGATGAGCGCGTCGCCTTCCTCGCGCTGGCCCTGGTCGACGCGGGCGACGAGAAACGCGCAGCGGCCCTGGCCGTTCGCGCACTCGCCGCGCACGTTGCGCACTACGGTCGCGCACTCACCGCGTACGCGGATCAGAACGCCTCGTCGTAG
- a CDS encoding TauD/TfdA dioxygenase family protein, whose product MIFDQLSPHFGAIVHGIDLTKVSDADVADIRAALVERKVLFFREQTLDDDGQISLGRRIGELTASHPVVAGVDAEHPEVYALDSTDNGFADVWHTDVTFMRRPPLGSILRAVTLPPTGGDTNWADAQLAYDSLSPAVQELVSTLTAVHDGNREFGYYLAQRRNGQGNEWDGEVVTKLDPIEHPVIRVHPETGRRGIFVNPGFTSHIVGVSEFESRAILDLLYAHLTKPEHIVRHRWAPGDVAIWDNRSTAHYANRDYGTERRVMHRITLRGDVPVGVNG is encoded by the coding sequence ATGATCTTCGACCAGCTGTCGCCGCACTTCGGGGCGATCGTCCACGGCATCGACCTGACCAAGGTCTCCGACGCCGACGTGGCCGACATCCGGGCCGCCCTGGTGGAACGCAAGGTCCTGTTCTTCCGCGAGCAGACGCTGGACGACGACGGGCAGATCTCGCTGGGCCGCCGCATCGGTGAGCTCACCGCCTCGCATCCCGTGGTGGCGGGGGTCGACGCCGAGCATCCCGAGGTGTACGCCCTGGACAGCACGGACAACGGTTTCGCCGACGTCTGGCACACCGACGTCACGTTCATGCGCCGCCCCCCGCTGGGCTCGATCCTGCGCGCCGTCACCCTGCCCCCGACGGGCGGCGACACCAACTGGGCGGACGCGCAACTGGCCTACGACTCGCTGTCGCCGGCCGTGCAGGAACTGGTGTCCACGTTGACCGCGGTGCACGACGGCAACCGTGAGTTCGGCTACTACTTGGCCCAGCGCCGCAACGGCCAGGGCAACGAGTGGGACGGCGAAGTCGTGACCAAGCTCGACCCGATCGAACACCCGGTGATCCGCGTCCACCCCGAAACCGGCCGTCGCGGCATCTTCGTCAACCCCGGCTTCACGTCCCACATCGTCGGCGTGTCCGAGTTCGAGAGCCGCGCCATCCTCGACCTGCTCTACGCCCACCTGACCAAGCCCGAACACATCGTCCGCCACCGCTGGGCCCCCGGCGACGTCGCCATTTGGGACAACCGCAGCACAGCCCACTACGCCAACCGCGACTACGGCACCGAACGCCGCGTCATGCACCGCATCACTCTGCGCGGCGACGTCCCCGTCGGCGTCAACGGCTGA
- a CDS encoding sulfite oxidase gives MDELAYDERRLHQWRSGHARGFSRRDLLKLTAAAGVAGALVEAAPAAAAAAPIVKPLPPELFKPLGTNAETLWSSLKDVGYHVPIDRFFVRNHTSTPIIDSASWRLTVFGAGLRGGPVEFSLRDLRRLPSVTRSVTVECAGNGRSYFTTQQGQTVSGTAWGLGGIGVARWRGVKLSTVLRRSGLSSRAVDVQAAGLDPNYVTGGVDLGPVRRPLPVRKALDDVLLAYEMNGSPLPADHGHPVRLVVPSWIGISSIKWVGSIEVSDEPLFSPWNTQFYRLFGPEFPAGGQPFDRQSIKSAFELDPGATFPAGRNARLTGRSWSAAGRIKHVEVSTDGGTRWRRARPVGPSIDNAWQRWEIDWRPAAGAHVLQARATDVRGNVQPDVARFNTLGYLFDAVVEVPVTAT, from the coding sequence ATGGATGAGCTTGCATACGACGAGCGGCGGCTGCACCAGTGGCGGTCCGGCCACGCTCGCGGTTTCTCCCGCCGTGACCTGCTGAAACTGACCGCCGCGGCCGGTGTGGCGGGCGCCCTCGTCGAGGCTGCCCCGGCCGCCGCGGCCGCCGCGCCCATCGTCAAGCCGCTGCCACCCGAGCTGTTCAAGCCGCTCGGCACCAACGCGGAGACGCTCTGGTCGTCGCTCAAGGACGTCGGCTACCACGTGCCGATCGACCGTTTCTTCGTCCGCAACCACACGAGCACCCCGATCATCGACAGCGCGTCGTGGCGGCTGACCGTGTTCGGCGCGGGCCTGCGCGGCGGCCCGGTCGAGTTCTCGTTGCGCGACCTCCGGCGCCTGCCGTCGGTGACCCGGTCGGTGACCGTCGAGTGCGCGGGCAACGGCCGCAGCTACTTCACCACCCAGCAAGGCCAAACCGTTTCCGGTACGGCGTGGGGCCTGGGCGGGATCGGTGTCGCCCGCTGGCGCGGCGTCAAGCTGTCGACCGTGCTGCGCCGGTCCGGGCTCTCCTCGCGGGCCGTCGACGTGCAGGCGGCCGGCCTCGACCCGAACTACGTGACCGGCGGCGTCGACCTGGGCCCCGTGCGGCGTCCCTTGCCCGTGCGCAAGGCCCTCGACGACGTGCTGCTCGCGTACGAGATGAACGGCTCGCCGCTGCCCGCCGACCACGGCCATCCCGTACGCCTGGTCGTGCCCTCGTGGATCGGCATCTCCTCGATCAAATGGGTCGGCAGCATCGAAGTCTCCGACGAGCCCCTGTTCTCACCGTGGAACACCCAGTTCTACCGGCTCTTCGGCCCCGAGTTCCCGGCCGGCGGGCAGCCGTTCGACCGCCAGTCGATCAAGAGCGCGTTCGAGCTCGACCCCGGCGCGACGTTCCCGGCCGGCCGCAACGCACGCCTGACCGGCCGCTCGTGGTCAGCCGCCGGCCGCATCAAACACGTCGAAGTCAGCACCGACGGCGGCACCCGGTGGCGGCGGGCCCGCCCGGTCGGCCCGTCGATCGACAACGCCTGGCAGCGCTGGGAGATCGACTGGCGCCCGGCCGCGGGTGCCCACGTACTGCAGGCCCGCGCCACCGATGTGCGCGGAAACGTGCAGCCGGACGTCGCGCGTTTCAACACGCTCGGCTACCTCTTCGACGCCGTGGTCGAAGTACCGGTGACCGCCACCTAG
- a CDS encoding LLM class flavin-dependent oxidoreductase: MDFHWFLPTNGDSRDIVGGGHGTPVGSAGGVRQPTVAYLSQIVRAAEQLGFVGALTPTGAWCEDAWLTTAMLASVTERLKFLVAFRPGLTSPTLAAQMASTFQRLSGGRLLLNVVTGGESHEQRQYGDFLPKDDRYARTGEFLGIVRSLLRGETVTFEGAHLHVEGAQLSKVPDVAPAIYFGGSSKAAGPVAADHADVYLTWGEPPAQVAQKLDWIRSLRPDMRFGIRLHVITRDTAEQAWAEADRLLRGVSEEAIAAVQAGLARSESEGQRRMLDLHGGNRDGLVVAPNLWAGVGLVRGGAGTALVGSHQEVADRIEEYAALGIEEFILSGYPHLEEAYWFGEGVLPELARRGVWRHPAGDGVQATSAVPFAGVPIAAR, translated from the coding sequence ATGGACTTTCACTGGTTTCTGCCCACCAACGGCGACAGCCGCGACATCGTGGGCGGCGGCCACGGCACGCCGGTCGGGTCGGCCGGCGGCGTGCGTCAGCCGACCGTCGCCTACCTCAGCCAGATCGTGCGTGCGGCCGAGCAGCTCGGGTTCGTCGGCGCCCTGACGCCGACCGGCGCCTGGTGCGAGGACGCGTGGCTGACGACGGCGATGCTCGCCTCGGTCACCGAGCGACTCAAGTTCCTTGTTGCCTTCCGTCCGGGTCTGACCTCCCCGACGCTGGCCGCGCAGATGGCGTCGACGTTCCAGCGCCTGTCCGGTGGCCGGCTGCTGCTCAACGTGGTCACCGGCGGCGAGTCGCACGAGCAGCGGCAGTACGGCGATTTCCTGCCCAAGGACGACCGCTATGCCCGTACGGGGGAATTTCTCGGCATCGTCCGGTCGCTTCTGCGCGGCGAGACGGTGACGTTCGAGGGTGCGCATCTGCATGTCGAAGGTGCCCAGTTGAGCAAGGTGCCCGACGTGGCGCCGGCCATCTATTTCGGCGGCTCCTCCAAGGCGGCCGGCCCGGTCGCCGCCGACCACGCCGACGTCTATCTGACCTGGGGCGAGCCGCCCGCGCAGGTCGCCCAGAAACTCGACTGGATCCGGTCGCTGCGGCCGGACATGCGCTTCGGCATCCGGTTGCACGTGATCACCCGCGACACCGCCGAGCAGGCCTGGGCCGAGGCCGACCGGTTGCTGCGCGGCGTCTCCGAGGAGGCGATCGCCGCGGTGCAGGCCGGGCTGGCCCGCAGCGAGTCCGAGGGCCAGCGCCGCATGCTCGACCTGCACGGCGGTAACCGCGACGGGCTGGTCGTCGCGCCCAACCTGTGGGCTGGTGTGGGCCTGGTGCGCGGCGGCGCGGGCACGGCCCTGGTCGGCAGCCATCAGGAGGTGGCCGACCGGATCGAGGAGTACGCGGCGCTCGGCATCGAGGAGTTCATCCTGTCCGGCTACCCGCACCTGGAGGAGGCGTACTGGTTCGGCGAGGGCGTGCTGCCCGAGCTGGCCCGCCGCGGGGTGTGGCGGCACCCCGCGGGGGACGGTGTTCAGGCGACGTCGGCGGTGCCCTTCGCGGGGGTGCCGATCGCCGCGCGCTGA